In Candidatus Latescibacterota bacterium, the DNA window TGAAACCGAGGTTATCAAGGTTCTCGAGAAGAAGCAGGCCGAAGCTTGCTACATGGATCGGACCCTCTGACGCCATGTACATGATATCTCTCGTGAAAGCGACAGCGAGACCGTTGAAGGGATCACCCATCGTGACGGAAACGTAGTCGGGGAACGAGAGGTATGAATGCGTGTACTGGGTACCGAGACCAATGGGATTCCCGTCCTCGTCTTCGAGGGCGATCATGAACTCGGCTCCGGACGCACACTCGACCTGGCTGTCATCGAGCATGATGAACACGTGACAATCGAGAGCCATGAAGGCCATGGTCTCGCCGCCACACATCGTCGCGTCTTCATCATAGAAGATAGCGAGCGAAGGATTGGCGGGGATGTCGACTGAAAGTGTGTACTCTACAGTCTCGGTGTTCGGTGTTGATGCCGCGTCTGAACAGACGATACTGAAAGTGTGCTCACCGGCAGCTTCCAGCATTCCCATGATCTTTCCATCAGCAGACATGCTTACTCCGCTGGGCAGAGTCGATCCGATGGCCAGGGACCAGGTGTACGGCTCGGTGCCGCCCTCGGCAGCAAGGTTGATGTTGTACGGAGTACAAGTATAACCCTGGTCGAGAGTGGCTGTCGACACGCTGAAATCAGGTGTCGGCGTTACGGTTGTTTCATCGTCTGAACAGGAAACTACGAAGCTGCTCAGCGATAAGGCTAATAGGACTACGAAGACCTTTCTCATAATGAGACCTCCTCTTTCTAAGTGAGTCCTGTTGCTCCCTCGGTTGGACAGACAGCAACCCGTGTGCCAATTGGTCCGAGACAAGGTTTCGTTGCCGTAACATGGTGGCATGTAATAAGATGGGCGTGCAATATTATTCCGGAGTGTCGTGGAGTTGGGTGTTTACCATTCTCATTATGCCATATCGCGTCTCGTAGTCCGGGTTGCCTCCCCCGAAGGGAGTATTCTTGCTTCTGATGTGTTTACTGTGAGTTTGCACCTTACCTTGCAACATGCAAGGCCAACGCTTCAGATTCTGTCCAAAAGGCATCTGGGGATGAATAAATCCAGGTGTGGTCGTGTAGGAATGCTGGACAGTTCATCATCTGGTGAGGCAGAATGGCCGGGTGACAAGTCATTTGTTCGTTGCCGGTGCCGGTATAGAAACGTATAATGTCCACATTGAATCGGTCCGGCCGCCGGCCGTGCCGTTCGAAAAGTCCCGCTGGGCCTTTCATCTGGTCCATGGCGGCGACATGGATGCCTGAAATAGTGGAGGTCGATAATGATGATTTTCCTGATAGTAGTGATTATTGTAGTAGTGATGGTGACAGGGTTGTACAACACCCTTGTAAAGTTGAAAAAGAGATGTGAAAACGGCTGGGCCCAGATCGATGTTCAGCTCAAGAGGCGTTATGACCTGATCCCGAATCTCGTGGAGACGGCCAAGGGATATATGAAGCATGAGAGAGAAGTGCTTGAAAATGTCACGAAAGCAAGGCAGCAGGCGATTGACGCTACGAACATAAAGGATCAGGCGGCTGCCGAGAATATGCTTACCAGCACATTGAAGTCTCTGTTCGCTGTCGCCGAGAGCTATCCCGATCTGAAGGCCAACACAAACATGCTTGCTGTACAGGAGGAGCTTGTCTCCACTGAGAACAAGATCTCCTTCGCGAGGCAGCATTTCAACGATACCGTGATGGCTTATAATACGAGGATAGAGTTGTTCCCTTCGAACATAATTGCGGGGATGTTCAATTTCGCTGAACGTGATTTCTTTGAACTCGATAATGAAATGGAAAAGGAAGTCCCGAAGGTGAGTTTCGAGTAGAGGGCCTGTTTTCTGAAGTGGATATCTCAGGGATCTTATTATGATGTACGACAGGATAGCGGCGAACAGGAGGAATTCGATAATACTCGTGTTCGGTGTGATGACATTCCTTATTACCCTCGGCTATTTTCTGGGTGAATACTATGGCAGCGGGTATTTCGGGATCGGCCTGGCTGTCGTGGTGGGATCTGTGAGCGCGCTTGTCAGCTACTTTGGTGGAAGAGGAGTGATCCTGAGGATCAGCAGGGCGGGGAAGATCGAGAAAAAAGATCATCCACAGCTTTTCAACGTTGTAGATGAACTGGCCATCGCTTCCGGACTGCCTATGCCCGATATATATGTCATCCAGGACAGCGCTCCGAACGCTTTCGCCACGGGCAGGGATCCCGGGCATGCGGCGGTGGCGATCACTACAGGACTTCTCGAAAAACTGGACCGGGACGAGTTGCAGGGAGTGATGGCTCATGAACTGTCGCATGTGCAGAACAGGGATATACTCTTTTCGATGATGGTCGGTGTAATGGTCGGTTCCATAGCCCTGTTAAGCGATTTTTTCCTGAGGAGTGTATTCTGGGGTGGAGGAAGGAAGAGAAGCAAGAACAAGGGGGGCAGCGTTCCGATAATGATCATCGCCCTGATTCTGGCTATACTTGCGCCGATCTTCGCCAGGATCATGCAGATGGCCGTGTCGAGGCAGAGAGAGTATCTGGCCGATGCTTCAGCGGCGCAGATGACCCGTTATCCAAACGGGCTTGCTTCTGCCCTGAAGAAGATCGCGGAAGACCCGGAAGTACTTGAAGTGGCCAACAGAGCGACACAACATCTTTATATCGTCAACCCCATCAAGCCTTTTGAAAAAAGGGCGAAATCGCTGTTCAGCACTCATCCTCCCATCGAGGAGAGAATATCGAGACTGATGGATATGTAACTTCGCCCAACCAGAAGATTCGATATAGTTTTCAATCTACCAGAAGTTTTCCGTTCTCCATTATCGTCTTTCCGTCGAAAGTGACGGTGGGATCTTTGACTATCCCGTCCAGATGGATGCCCACATTGACAGTCCCACCCATAGAGACGTTGTTTCCGAGGGCGATATGGATCGTTCCCATCACTTTTTCGTCCTCAAGGATGTTACCGATGATCCTGGCTGCGTCATTTGTGCCTATTCCGAGTTCGGCGGCATTGAATGCCTGCTTCCCAAGCGGCTCCAGTTTGGATCTCAGCAGGTCCGCCTCCGGGCCGCCGGTGATCTCCGTGGCATGACCCTTCTCGACCTTGATAGTGATGGGGATCTTGCCGGCCAGGTCGCCGATCCCCGCCATCGACCCGTCGACTACGAAGGTCCCTTCTGTCGCGCCTTCTACCGGCATCAGATAGGCCTCACCTGATGGCAGGTTGCCGAATGAGCCGGGTTCGTGAATGAGGCCTGTAGAAGCGATAGCTTTAATTCCATTGATCGGGATCGTGATGTCCGTTCCCGCGGCGGTGGTAACGCGTGCTACATCAGTTGCGGTGAGAAGGTCGGTCAGCCTCCTGGTCCTGTCAGCTATAGCGTAGTAGTCGGCGTTCAATCCCCTGACCATGGTATCGACAGTTATGCCGGGCATGGTAGCCACGCGGGCCCCGTTCGCGCAGGCATTTCTCCTTGCGTCGGTATGGGTCAGCGATGTGGATGCGGGCGCCAGTACCGCATCGGCGTAAAGCATCGCCCGGGAGACCAGCTCGGGCGGTTCCTCTCCATTGCGACTCAGCGGCATCATCTCCAGGAAAGTCGATATCGCACCGAGTGAACGTCCCGCCTCGACGAGCGCCCTGCCGATCTCAGTGAGCTTTGTATCCGTTACGACGAGAAACTGTTCACCCTCGGTCACCTTCAAACAGTCCCTGACAGCTATTACAGCCGACTCCATCAATGCCTTGTCCATTATTCGACCTTCCTTTCAATTTTTATTTATGGCAGCGATGCTGCCCCGGGCCGCTGAATCTTATCAGAGAGAAACATGTCGGTACAGGTTAATAAGGAGGTCTTTGTGCATAAATCCGTTGGATTCTTTCAAGAGTAAAGGATTATTGCCTGAAATCGGTTGGTTCGGGAGCGGTAAGTTCGATCCGGCCTTTTTCAGGATGATCGAAGATGGTCTTCCAGGAGTGAAGCAACAATCTGGAACTGCCCTGGCCTTTTGTGCTGCCGTACTGCCTGTCGCCGGCCACGGGATGCCCGATAGAGGCCATGTGTGCCCTTATCTGGTGGGTGCGGCCGGTTCCGATCCTTATCTCAAGAAGGGAACGGTCCTTCGGCATCTCTCTGAGAATCCTGAAATCGGTGACGGCTCTTTTCCCCGATTTCGATAACGCGGTATCAGATATTTTATCTTTTGAGGTTTTCAACGGATTTTCTATCCTGCCCGATTTTTTTTCGGGCCTTCCTTCGACGATGGCCAGGTAGATTTTCTCGATCGATCCTGCCGCGAACTCCCGGCTCAGGATCCTTGCCTCCTGTCTCGTTTTCGCTACAATAAGCACACCGCTCGTTCCCCTGTCCAGTCTGTGTACCGGAGTGTGCCGGAAGGTCGTTCGATTCTCTGCCGAATGCTCAAGTCGATAGTATTCGAGAAGATCAAGGAGCGAGCCCAGCTGACTTTCGTTCCCTGGCTGGACTACAAGGCCGGAAGGCTTGTCGATTACCAGGATAGAATCGTCCTCATACAGTACCGGGATCTCCTTTCCTATAGAGCCGAATCTTTTTCGGATGTCCGTGGAATTATGCATCCCGCCATCTTTATGTGGTTTTATGCTTTTTACTGACTCGTCCACCTTGACGATATCGCCCGTTTTCAGTTTGTCCGTGCCAGTTGCCTTTTTCCCGTTCAGGAGGATCTTCCGTTTTCTGATGAGTGCCTGGGCCGCATGGAACGGCATTCCGGGAAATATGGAACGTACGAACCTGTCGAGCCTCGCGCCGTCCCATTCTACGTCGATCATGTGGTCTGTCATAATCCTGCTCCCGGTATTTCAGCCTGAGAATAATACTATTGCAAACAGGGGGAAGATTACAAGATGTCAGTGAGAAGCCGGCGGTGAGAGTCAGGATATTAATCGAGTTGAACTGGTGATAACAGAGCAGCCTCTTGAATCTTGTCAGGATAAAAGATATAATCAGCAGGCTGTACGGCGTTGTAATCATCCAGAACCCGGGAAAACAGGATTGAAAGTAAATACAAAGAGAATAATGATCACGGTTCTGTCGATAATGGCGCTCGCTGTGCTATGCGGTTGCGCGAAGGATGTTCCGACGCTTCCTGCTGAACTGGAGATCCCCTGGGTCGAGATAGAGAGCCCGCATTATGAAGGTACTGTCACCTCAATGGCCATCGGCGATGATGGTACTGTCTATTTGGGGGCCTATATCCGACAGCCGGGAATCGATCCTTCTGTCATATTGATCTCAAACGATGGTGGGGAGACCTGGAGAGAGAACCATATAGACATGTTCTGGATAGAATGCATCACAATCGACAGTAGAGGATATCTGTTTGCCACCGGTTATGGATGGAAAGTATGGCGATCGAAGGACGGAGGCGAGACCTGGGATTCTTCAGATCTGGGGACTTTCGAAAGAAATACAGATGTATATTCATTCATCGGCCCGAATGATGAGATTGTGATTTGGGGAGAGCGAGAAGGTGTCTTCATGTCGACAGATGCCGGTGATAACTGGGAATCACTTGTCGATACTTTTACGTGGGGTTATTCGAGGGACATCTCTATGACAGATGACTATCGGTTTTTCGCGATAACCGGGAATGGGCTCTTTTTCAGCGATGACACCTGTGCGAGCTGGGAAGGACCGATGGAAGGCCCATGGTCGTACACTCCCCAACAGATCCTCGTAATGAGCGATGGCACCCTTATAGTTCAGATCGGTCGGATCTATCTTTCGCGTGATAACGGGGAGACCTGGGAGCCGATCACAGATGATTCAAATCATGTCGACTGGGTCTGGAAGGATACTATGGGCAGGCTGTACTATCTTGATGATCGTATATTGATGATGTCGGTCGATCTGGGGCAAAGCTGGGTGTATCAGATGGAAGCGATCGGATACCCTGGTTGGTGTCGGGTGGGCTCGGG includes these proteins:
- a CDS encoding LemA family protein, whose protein sequence is MMIFLIVVIIVVVMVTGLYNTLVKLKKRCENGWAQIDVQLKRRYDLIPNLVETAKGYMKHEREVLENVTKARQQAIDATNIKDQAAAENMLTSTLKSLFAVAESYPDLKANTNMLAVQEELVSTENKISFARQHFNDTVMAYNTRIELFPSNIIAGMFNFAERDFFELDNEMEKEVPKVSFE
- a CDS encoding M48 family metallopeptidase; translation: MMYDRIAANRRNSIILVFGVMTFLITLGYFLGEYYGSGYFGIGLAVVVGSVSALVSYFGGRGVILRISRAGKIEKKDHPQLFNVVDELAIASGLPMPDIYVIQDSAPNAFATGRDPGHAAVAITTGLLEKLDRDELQGVMAHELSHVQNRDILFSMMVGVMVGSIALLSDFFLRSVFWGGGRKRSKNKGGSVPIMIIALILAILAPIFARIMQMAVSRQREYLADASAAQMTRYPNGLASALKKIAEDPEVLEVANRATQHLYIVNPIKPFEKRAKSLFSTHPPIEERISRLMDM
- a CDS encoding aminopeptidase → MDKALMESAVIAVRDCLKVTEGEQFLVVTDTKLTEIGRALVEAGRSLGAISTFLEMMPLSRNGEEPPELVSRAMLYADAVLAPASTSLTHTDARRNACANGARVATMPGITVDTMVRGLNADYYAIADRTRRLTDLLTATDVARVTTAAGTDITIPINGIKAIASTGLIHEPGSFGNLPSGEAYLMPVEGATEGTFVVDGSMAGIGDLAGKIPITIKVEKGHATEITGGPEADLLRSKLEPLGKQAFNAAELGIGTNDAARIIGNILEDEKVMGTIHIALGNNVSMGGTVNVGIHLDGIVKDPTVTFDGKTIMENGKLLVD
- a CDS encoding RluA family pseudouridine synthase, yielding MTDHMIDVEWDGARLDRFVRSIFPGMPFHAAQALIRKRKILLNGKKATGTDKLKTGDIVKVDESVKSIKPHKDGGMHNSTDIRKRFGSIGKEIPVLYEDDSILVIDKPSGLVVQPGNESQLGSLLDLLEYYRLEHSAENRTTFRHTPVHRLDRGTSGVLIVAKTRQEARILSREFAAGSIEKIYLAIVEGRPEKKSGRIENPLKTSKDKISDTALSKSGKRAVTDFRILREMPKDRSLLEIRIGTGRTHQIRAHMASIGHPVAGDRQYGSTKGQGSSRLLLHSWKTIFDHPEKGRIELTAPEPTDFRQ